In the Salvia splendens isolate huo1 unplaced genomic scaffold, SspV2 ctg1025, whole genome shotgun sequence genome, tgatatccgccatttgtacccgaaaaaaaacatttccagtGATGGGAAAGACGCGTGAGCCTCTCGCGTGTTTGCCTTGGATACACGCGAGAGCCTCTCGCGTGTTTGATTAAACACGCTTCAGCCTCTCGCGTGTTCAACCTCCTTTGTTAATTTTTCCAGATCGGGGAAATCGTAGCGGAGGTTTTCGTGATTCTGGTTTGCTTGTTTGAGCTTGGATTTTGAAGAATCGCGGATCTTCTCTGACCATACGATTTCGACGACGTCTTATGCTTTGTATGCGAGGTCTCTGATTCTGTGTTCCAAACTGCTTGGTGTCTTTGGAAAATCTGGAAGAACTGCTTGCAGGAAGGAGGCATTTTTGTGGATTGATTTGATTTAAAACACGCGAGAGGCTGAAGCGTGTTTAATCAAACACGCGAGAGGCTCTCGCGTGTATCCAAGGCAAACACGCGAGAGGCTCACGCGTCTTTCCCATCACTGGAAATGCTTTTTTTCCGGGTATAAATGGCGGATATCATCTCTCATGACGTTCATTCGTGGAATTTAGCCGGCGGCGCTGGCGATTAAACCTCCCATGAAGTATCTAGTGGTGCTAcaattgctattatgttgaataaGTCAAAATAGTGTCTGATTAAATGACATAGTATGTCTTatgttatactccatccgtcctagtcccacaaaaatatgtgcattctatttttgaaaagttatatatcaatttaaaaatGTAGACGTCACTGTCCACTAATAtcactttaactatcattctccttctctctcttactttatcataccattctcctattttctcttactttaccaattttatctcaATTACTGTGCTATAcctccatatttttatgggacggatggagtatgtaGGGATTAAGAAATACTACTAAATTTCTGAGAGTATATATGTCTGCCGATAGCAATAAAGATTTAGCTCAATTAGATCTTGTTAATTGGTACTATATTATGCTAGTGCGTCAGTTTTATTAGGTAAGAAAAAACTTTCAGACCGACATTGCAGCCTTTCAAGATAGGTAGCCAAAACTTATCAAGGTCATGATATATTTTTCTTCTGCACGGGGCTGACGAGCAACCTACTGTGATGACATGTACCACTACTAGTCATATAATGCAGAAACCTTAGACTTGTTTATTTTATACTTTATCTGTCCTAAGGAAGATGATTTTCCTTATATGGCACaaaattttatacaattttattttgtatattaagtggagagaataaagtaagagagaaaaataaaagacaaaTGAGTTTCTGTTTTTAAAGAATATAGTAAAATTTGTGGAGTTCAAATTTTGTAAGAGcttataaaatacaaaaattatatatttactgCATAATATATCATAATAGAATAATTTGTATAAAAAATTTACTCCTTCTGTCTCCAAATATTGACTCACTTTGAccgacacagattttaagaaatgtaattactgctgagttgaaaaagttattgAAATGCGGgtactattttatatattaatttttttataataaaatgtgagtaagaatgagttCATATAATACAAggttcactacaaaaaaaaatgataaaaagttaACTGAGTTAAATTTTGTGAacataaatagataaaattatggaattataaaatattaataatgtttttaaatataatattgactTGAACAATGTCCACGCAAAGTGGACACGACACGCCCACGACCGTCGGATGCGATAAAGCACCACCATCTTTAGTTACGAAGAGAGAATCTCGATTTCCACGTGTCCCCCATCCAACCACATCTCATGATACCCTCTCTTTTCCCAAACTACCCTCACATGCTTTTTTAAATCTCACTCTGATCTTccagtttttattttttgcaccAAAACTTTCTTCCTTTTCACCACAGCAATTCCTTTTTTTAACCCAACTAACGCATTTAATTTGTAATTGTATTTGTTGATTGATGATAAAATATTTCATCCTTTCATTCATTTAtacatttaataattaaaattttttgggTTTATACCTATAAATCAATCTTTTTCATAAATATGGTCCCTCAGGGTGGCAGAAGATGTAATATTGTGATGAAATCAGTGGCAAATGTTAAACGGGGATAGCTCTAAAACCCCAAATCATGGCCTCCACAAACCCTCTTTAGCTGCCTCTGTGTTTTCTCCGTTTACCATTTCTCGGGAACCCTCGCCGCCATGTCAGTGCTCACGCGCCGCCTCGGTGCATTGGCTGTGCGTCTCTCTTCTCCGCTCCGCCGCGGTTACGGATCAGCTGCCGCTCAGCTCGATTTCGATTATTACTACTCCTACAATGCCGAGGAGGAGACAGGGCCGGAGCCGCACCGCCGAGGAATGGAGGAATCCGACGGCTGGGAGACGCCACGGAGAGGCGTGCAGTGGGTGATCATAGGCGATCCTCTGGTCCGCCGACACGTGTATGCGCAACGCCTCTCCAAGCTTCTCGACGTGCCTCACATATCCATGGGATCTCTCGTTCGCCAGGAGCTCAACCCTAATTCGCCTCTCTATAAAATGGTTTCATTTCTCCTCTTGTTGTTTTCGCCCTTGTATTTGTCGATTGAagctatttttttaaaattggtgGTTTTGTTGTTGAATTAGATTGCAAACGCAGTGAACCAAGGAAAATTAGTTCCAGAAGATGTGATATTTGGGCTTTTATCGAAACGGCTAGAGGAAGGGTATTGCAGAGGTGAAACCGGCTTCATTTTGGATGGAATTCCTCGAACCGCGATTCAAGCTGTCAGTTCTTCCCCTCCTCTCAGTATCATTCTTTCCTTATCAAATTATGGCCTTTTGCATCGAAGTAGTCTGATTTGAAAGATATGCTGTAGAAATTCAGAAAAATATCTTGTTCTAATATGTAAAGGGGTCTCAAATTATTAAGCTTTGCAGGAGATATTGGATCAAATTGCCGACATAGATATGGTACTGAATCTCAAGTGCAAAGAAGGTTTTGTGGTGAAGAAGACAAGTTTAGACAATGGCATCTATTCGCCTTCTCAAGAATTAAATCCCATGGCCAACTCTGACTGCATTTTGAAGGAGAAACTTGCCATGTATGCGGAACAGGTACATCCTTCACCTCTAGATATTGATTGGTGGTGAATATATAGAGCTTGATTTGCTGCAGAGTTTTAAAAGTAAAATCTTTGGCAAGTAATGGGGTTGTTTTTTTTGTGGCAGATGAAGCCTGTAGAAGAATACTACAAGCAACAGAAGAAGCTTGTGAACTTCCAAGTGGCAGGTGCTCCTGCAGATACGTGGGAAGGTCTTTTGGCTGCATTGCAGCTGCAGCACATGGCTCCCAATTCATCATCCCACAAGCTGACTGCCTAATTTTGGCCATTTGTCGACATGTTGaatggagtatttttattttgtcaaGCTCTTGCAATTTTGTGATAGAGATGAAAAGCTATGTTCCTGCTTGTTGGGATttgcacacacaaggctttcacacactcaagaagatcacacacacactcactgttgtatgagatcacacaatgcagaaacacacactcacactttgagtattgaagatgataatcttggagagaaactggaaaactctttattgaaaaactactaactacatacacggtttatgagctatttaaagctctacaatcaagtagcaactgctactaactaactacaacaagaatcaagaaaacaagaagaataaccgctacatctcagctaactaactgctgctccaacggctagtttctctaggttgcttcttccttctcggctcaagaccaaaCTCCCTTCtcgctcaagaccgaactcccttctcggctcaaaaccgaactcccttctcggctcaaaaaccgaactcccttctcggctagttccagctcaaagccgagcttccttcttctgccttcttcttccaactgaaatgagcactccattattacaattctccacctgagggctcatctcagttcttgcacaaacattgatcaacttcttgcaatgatcaaacttgtctctacctagagactttgttagcatgtcagccggattgtgcaaggtgttaatcttaatcaccttcactctccccttctcgatctcatctctaataaaatgcaactttatgtctatgtgcttgctcctttcatgaaaacccggatgtttagccaagcacatagctgagctgctgtcacaatgaatcaccattgtcttttggtcaaaaccaaagtcagaaatcactccctgaatccaaaagctctcctgtacagctgcaatgagagctatatactctgattctgttgttgagagagcaacaacactttgcaaacctgatttccagctgattacagttccaaacatggtgaaaagataacctgtttgggactttctgttgtccaggtttgcagcatagtctgcatcacaatagccctgcacaacctcctcagattcaccttcccagccattgaagacaattccccagccactggttgacttcatgtacctcaatatccacttaagagcattccaatgctccttccccggtcagccatgtatctgctagtcactgagatagcatgtgccagatctggtctggtacagatcatagtatacataacacttccaaccacactagcataaggaatagactccatctcctcagcctcttgcttagatttaggggcctgctcctttgaaagcttaaaactctgggacagaggagttgatgcagcttttgcattttccattttgaatctctgcaaaactttctcaatatagtcagtttgaagcatccacagcttcttgcagcctctgtcTCTCTGAAtgtgtatgcctaggatcttccttgactctcctagatccttcatttcaaagctagacttcaaatcctccttgacttgctgaatttctgtcatagaaggtcctgcaagtagcatatcatccacatagagcaaTAGATAGGCAATAGGTGCTTTGCCCTTCctcttgatgtagatgcaatcatcaaACTCTGATCTaatgaagccaatcttcttcatttgtgcatcaaacttcttgttccactgtctaggactttgcttaagaccATAAAGACTCTTTTGTAGCAAGCACACCTTgctttcttcaccactcttcacatagccctctggctgatccatgaagatagtctcctctaggtctccatttaggaaggcagtcttcacatcaagctgctgcaattcccaatctagctgattcaccacagccaacaaaatcctaatagaagtgtgcttaacaacCGGAGCAAACACCTCATTGAAGTCAACTCCTTCTTGCTGTGTAAATCCCCTTGCCACCAGCCTTGCtttgaacctgattctgtctttatcagtggtctctaccttctttttaaacaaccacttgcaactgatcagcttcctctcctttccatctgtattcagcttggatttgtccaccaaaatccaggttttgttcttgagtaaagactctatttcttcattcatggcCTCTATCCATCTCTCTCTGTCTTTGCTTCTCATGGCCTCTTTATAGGTGAGAGGATCAGCAATATTAATACTCTCAGCAGCACACAGTGCATAATAGACCATATCTGCAAATTTCTCAGGAGGCTTTGCATTTCTCCTTCCCCTATCTCTTGCAATCTGGTACTCTCTGGTAGGATCTGCTGTGGGCTCATCATTTCTTCTACCTTGAGCTGGAGCACCATCACCCTCTGGATCAGGTTCATTTTCTGAGTCAgtgactccacctgctcctaggccaactcccataggctccaccttgaagaaatcactctcaacttcactggagtcactggagtccagcttatctttcaagtagggcatctgatcctccaagaacaccacatccctactcaccaccaccttctgcctaccaggctcaatacaccagagcctataccccttaacacccctctgatatcccagcaagatacatttcagagccctagcttcaagcttactttgcctagcatgagcataggctgcacacccaaacaccttgtattttgagtagtcactatgagctccataccacatgtaatcaggagtttcagatttcagggcagtagatgggcatttattgatgagataggctgctgtatacaccgcctctccccagaacctgctgctcaaaccagaaccaagaagcaggcacctcaccttctctaggatagtcctattcatcctctccacaacaccattttgctggggatt is a window encoding:
- the LOC121788370 gene encoding probable adenylate kinase 7, mitochondrial; the encoded protein is MSVLTRRLGALAVRLSSPLRRGYGSAAAQLDFDYYYSYNAEEETGPEPHRRGMEESDGWETPRRGVQWVIIGDPLVRRHVYAQRLSKLLDVPHISMGSLVRQELNPNSPLYKMIANAVNQGKLVPEDVIFGLLSKRLEEGYCRGETGFILDGIPRTAIQAEILDQIADIDMVLNLKCKEGFVVKKTSLDNGIYSPSQELNPMANSDCILKEKLAMYAEQMKPVEEYYKQQKKLVNFQVAGAPADTWEGLLAALQLQHMAPNSSSHKLTA